The sequence GCGTACTCGTCCTGCGCCTGCCGGGTCACGCCGCGCAGCTCGGCGACGTTCTCGGCGGTCTGGCCCATGGCGATGTAGGCGTCGGGCAGCTCGCCGTCCTCGCGCGGGTCGTGCCAGGGGGCGGGGATCTCCCGGGTGGCGCGCTTCTCGGTGCGCTCCCAGGCCTCCCGGAAGCGCGGGTCGCGGGCGTCCTCCTCCATGAGCTTGCCGGTGCTCATCGAGATCGACTCGACGCCCGCGGAGATCACGGCGCGGGCCTCGCCGGAGACGATCGCGTGGAAGGCGCTGCGGGTGGTCTCGATCGAGGAGGCGCAGAAGCGGGTGACCGTCGCGCCGGGCACGGTGTCCAGGCCCAGGCGGACCGCGACGGTGCGGGCGAGGTTCCCGCCCTGGCATCCCTCGGGGATCGCACAGCCCAGCTGCAGGTCGTCGATCATGGCGGGGTCCAGCTGCGGGACCTCGTCGAGTGCGGCGCGGATCATCTGCGCGACGAGGTCGTCGGGGCGGATGTCCTTGAGCGAGCCCTTGCGGGCGCGTCCGATCGGTGAGCGGTGGGCGGCGACGATGACGGCTTCGGGCACGAGGTCCTCCTGGGACGGCGTTGTCTGCGGACGAGTCCGGCGGCAGCGGACCGCCCGCGGTCGGGGACCGACGGGGCCGAGGGCTGCCGACGCACTCACACGTTAGTGATACTACGGGTTGCAGATACCTGGTGGGAAGCCGCGCCGGTCACGGCGGTGCTGCGCTGGCAGACTCGATGCATGACCGACCCCGCCCCTCGCACCGGCTCCGCCCCGCACTCCGACCCCGCCCCGCGCACCGACCCTGCCGCCCGCGGCGAGCGCCCGCCCCGCAGCAGCCGTGCCACCGCCGCTGCGGACCCGGCGCACGCCTTCACGATCGACGTCCCCTCTCTCGCGGATGCGCCGGCGCTGGCGCGGGTCCATGTGCGGGGCTGGGAGGTGGCCTACGGTCACGCGCTCCACGGCGAGCAGTGGTTCGGCGAGCCGGCGATCCGTCGCCGCCGGGAGCAGTGGACCCGCTGGCTCACGCCCGGCACTCCGGAGGCCGACGAGGGCCGGTTCCGGATCGGGCGCGACGCGACGGGCGCCCCCGTCGGCCTCGCCGCCTCCTGGGCGCCCCGCGAGCCGCAGCCGGTGCGGGAGCGCGAGCTGTCGATCCTGTACATCGACGAGGCCTGGTTCGGCAGCGGCCTGGGGCGCGCGCTCGTCCAGTCGCTGCTCGGCGAGGAGCCCGCGAGCGTGTGGGTCGCCGAGGACAACGCCCGCGCCCGCCGCTTCTACGAGAAGCTCGGCTTCGCGGCCGACGGGGCGCGAGAGGTGGACGAGCGCTGGCCTGTTCTCCCGGACATCCGGATGGTGCGCTGACCTCACGCGCTCCGCCCGGGGAGCGAGCGGTCACGCCCGAGGATCCCCCGAGGGATGACGTGGTCGCGCTCCGCGGAGGACGCGCCGCAGCCCCGGCCGCGACGACAGTGGATTCATGAGAAACGCGACCATCGCCACCAGCCGCACCCGAGCCACCACCGATCAGCTCATCGACTACCGCCCGCTGCCCGCCGAGTGGGGCGACCTCGAGGCGCTGCACGCCCTGCGCGCCGAGAAGTCCCGCGCCGCCGCGCACGGCCTGGACGCCAGCACGCTGGAGATCGAGCGCGTGCCGGCCGAGCGCTCGCACCGCACGGCCCGCCCCGGCCGCCTGCGGGGGCTGCTCGCCCCCCCCTGCGCCGCAGGCACGGCGCCCCGCGCCACCGCAGCCACGGCGGCGGTCACCTCGCCACGGCCTGACCGGCCACGGCAGCGGGCACCTCGCCACGGCCCGAGCGGCCGAGGCAGGACGGCGCCGCAGCTCCGGACCGCCTCGCGAATCCGACTCGCTTGACGGCCCGTGAAGTCACTTCTAGGGTTTCCTTCATGGAAAAGGACTCGGGACGTCGCGACCCCGAGGGTCTCGCGACCGATGCACCGACCGCCGCCGAGGCGCAGGCGGTGCTCGACTCCCTGGACGCCGACGCCACGCATCTCGCGAGCCGCCTGGTCACCCCGTGGTGGTACCACGTGCTGCTCGGGGCGGTCGCGGCGCTGGCCATCTCCTCGCTCAGCATCCTGGGGCTCTCCCCCGCCGCGGTGGTCCCGCTGGTCGTGATCTGGATGCCCTTCATGCTGACCTCCTACACCACCCGATGGAGGGTCTCCATATCGCGTCCCGCGGGCCGGCGCCACCGGCGCACGCTGCTGCTGTACGTCGTGGTGATCGGCGTGATCCTGGCC comes from Brachybacterium faecium DSM 4810 and encodes:
- a CDS encoding acetyltransferase (GNAT) family protein (PFAM: Acetyltransferase (GNAT) family), which codes for MTDPAPRTGSAPHSDPAPRTDPAARGERPPRSSRATAAADPAHAFTIDVPSLADAPALARVHVRGWEVAYGHALHGEQWFGEPAIRRRREQWTRWLTPGTPEADEGRFRIGRDATGAPVGLAASWAPREPQPVRERELSILYIDEAWFGSGLGRALVQSLLGEEPASVWVAEDNARARRFYEKLGFAADGAREVDERWPVLPDIRMVR